The Impatiens glandulifera chromosome 3, dImpGla2.1, whole genome shotgun sequence genome contains a region encoding:
- the LOC124931009 gene encoding queuine tRNA-ribosyltransferase catalytic subunit 1-like, with translation MALRFEILGRFNRARAAQLTLPHFVSQTPLFMPVGTQGTIKGLTTSQLEEIGCQIILGNTYHLALRPTSELISELGGLHKFMNWPRAMLTDSGGFQMVSLLHLADITEKGVTFQSPVDGKPMLLTPEESIQIQNRIGADIIMALDDVVKTTITGPRIEEAMYRTLRWIDRCIAAHKRPHEQNLFGIVQGGIDPVLRDICLKGLVERDLPGYAIGGLAGGEDKDSFWRVVAQCTSALPDDKPRYVMGVGYPLDIVVCSALGADMYDCVYPTRTARFGTALVPEGVLKLKNQAMANDTRPIDPTCKCMVCKTYSRAYIHCLVTKDAMGSQLLSYHNLHYMLKLSRDLHSSIVDGRFPEFVCQFLQKMFPKGDVPQWVCNAMEVAKVDISLCRDQLFSSHSIPNVKPELE, from the exons atggCTCTTCGGTTTGAG ATTCTTGGGAGGTTCAACCGGGCTCGTGCAGCTCAATTAACTCTCCCCCATTTTGTGAGTCAGACACCTCTGTTTATGCCTGTGGGTACACAAG gaACAATAAAAGGTTTGACGACCAGCCAGCTTGAGGAGATTGGCTGTCAAATCATACTTGGTAATACTTACCACTTGGCTCTTCGACCCACTTCCGAGCTGATAAGTGAATTGGGTGGTCTGCATAAATTCATGAACTGGCCAAGGGCTATGCTTACTGACTCCGGTGGTTTTCAAATG GTTTCTTTACTGCATTTGGCCGACATTACTGAAAAGGGGGTCACATTTCAG TCACCAGTAGATGGGAAGCCAATGCTCTTAACTCCAGAGGAATCTATTCAGATTCAA AATAGAATTGGTGCAGACATCATTATGGCTCTTGATGATGTTGTTAAAACTACTATTACTGGACCACGAATTGAAGAGGCTATGTATCGTACCCTTCGCTGGATAGACAGGTGTATAGCAG CTCATAAGAGACCCCATGAGCAGAATTTGTTTGGTATTGTACAAGGTGGCATAGATCCTGTATTGAG GGATATATGTCTTAAAGGTTTGGTGGAGCGTGATTTACCCGG CTATGCTATTGGCGGTCTTGCAGGAGGTGAAGACAAAGATTCATTTTGGCGAGTAGTTGCTCAGTGTACATCTGCTCTACCAGATGATAAACCTAGATATGTTATG GGTGTTGGTTATCCCTTGGATATTGTTGTTTGCAGTGCGTTGGGGGCTGATATGTATGACTGTGTCTATCCCACTAGAACAGCTCGTTTTGGCACAGCTCTTGTACCTGAG GGAGTCTTAAAGCTAAAGAACCAAGCAATGGCAAACGATACTCGGCCAATCGATCCTACTTGCAAGTGCATG GTTTGCAAAACATACTCCAGAGCATACATCCATTGCCTGGTGACGAAAGATGCTATGGGTTCTCAGCTTTTGTCCTACCATAACTTGCATTACATGTTGAAG CTCAGCAGGGATCTTCACTCCTCCATTGTTGATGGAAGATTTCCAGA GTTTGTATGTCAGTTCTTGCAGAAAATG TTTCCTAAAGGCGATGTACCCCAATGGGTCTGCAACGCAATGGAGGTTGCCAAAGTCGATATTTCATTGTGTCGTGATCAGTTATTCTCTTCCCATTCGATCCCAAATGTGAAGCCCGAATTAGAATAG